Proteins from one Dromiciops gliroides isolate mDroGli1 chromosome 6, mDroGli1.pri, whole genome shotgun sequence genomic window:
- the LOC122731337 gene encoding caspase-3-like: protein MENPENTVDSRSTESSGVNIFHDRKSAQSQLSSDQYKMDYPERGLCVIINNEKFHPNIGMPSRSGTGIDGAQLREAFESLKYEVRDKKDLTRREIKELLDNVSKEDHSQRSSFICIILSHGEEEKIFGTDGSLELKELTSFFKGDQCRTLVGKPKIFIIQACRGTKSDYGVQPDSGTDDYGTEENITYQKIPVEADFLYAYSTAPGYYSWRNKKKGSWFIQSLCAVLKEYGQKLEIMQILTRVNRKVALEFETKNSELPFHTVKQVPCIMSMLTKELYFSP, encoded by the exons ATGGAAAATCCTGAAAATACAGTAGATTCAAGATCCACTGAAAGTTCAGGAGT AAATATCTTCCATGATAGGAAGTCAGCACAATCTCAACTCTCATCAGACCAGTATAAAATGGATTATCCAGAAAGGGGGTTATGTGTAATAATCAACAATGAAAAATTTCACCCAAACATTG GCATGCCATCTAGGTCTGGTACAGGTATAGATGGAGCACAACTCAGGGAAGCATTCGAGAGCTTGAAATATGAAGTCAGGGATAAAAAAGATCTGACACGTAGAGAAATAAAGGAGTTACTGGACAATG TTTCTAAAGAAGATCACAGCCAGAGGAGCAGTTTTATTTGCATCATTCTAAGTCAtggtgaagaagaaaaaatcttTGGGACAGATGGATCTCTTGAACTGAAAGAATTAACATCTTTCTTTAAAGGGGATCAGTGTAGAACTCTAGTAGGAAAACCAAAGATTTTTATTATTCAG gcATGTAGAGGCACCAAATCAGATTATGGTGTTCAGCCAGACAGTGGCACTGATGACTATGGCACTGAGGAGAACATAACATACCAGAAAATACCTGTTGAGGCAGACTTCTTATATGCATATTCTACAGCCCCAG gcTACTATTcttggagaaacaaaaagaagggaTCCTGGTTTATCCAGTCACTTTGTGCAGTGCTGAAAGAGTATGGTCAGAAGCTTGAGATTATGCAGATCCTTACCCGGGTCAATAGAAAGGTGGCCCTGGAGTTTGAAACTAAGAACTCAGAGCTTCCCTTCCATACAGTGAAGCAGGTGCCATGTATTATGTCCATGCTTACTAAGGAACTCTATTTTTCCCCCTAA